The Algoriphagus sp. TR-M9 genome has a window encoding:
- a CDS encoding RecQ family ATP-dependent DNA helicase, which yields MQTRATQILQEVFGHAAFRPVQEQIIESVLTGKDTLAVMPTGGGKSLCYQIPALVHEGICLVVSPLIALMKDQVDGLQKKGIKAAAVFSGMSRREIDLTLDNCIYGDYKFLYVSPERLKSDLFIERFRQMKVNLIAVDEAHCISQWGYDFRPPYLEIAEIRKYHPGVSVLALTASATPQVCADILEKLEMKNPAEFHKSFARKNLSYSVRQVENKLEKGIEILSRIDGTAIWYVRNRQATHQIARALTQIGIPASAYHAGLSMQDRSMRQEAWMKNEVRVMVSTNAFGMGIDKPDVRVVLHSDLPENLENYYQEAGRAGRDTQKAYAVLMANQQDFEKVLDRAALVYAPLDFVKRVYQCLANYFRIAVGSNMLSSFDFEWSEFANTYDLGVLETFYTLKLLEEEGFIGLSESYYSPSKIHFLVDPSKLYEIQIAYAKLDPLVKIIMRTYGGNVFSDYIKIQEAKIAKALGIAEQAVISGLKKLEELEVMVYDQRKDKPQITFLTPRYDAGKLPLNFKRIELRRELTLEKAKRMVEYADQATLCRTQYIQEYFGEETDEDCGVCDVCIAKRKNAHPNATEEKLKQKFLETLKANEGLTKEQLFAELRLPASAQNLGYLRKLEDQGFITLLPNGTLTTSGHE from the coding sequence ATGCAAACCCGGGCTACACAGATCCTTCAGGAGGTTTTTGGGCATGCGGCTTTTCGCCCGGTGCAGGAGCAGATCATCGAGTCAGTTTTGACGGGGAAGGACACGCTGGCTGTCATGCCCACGGGAGGGGGGAAATCACTGTGCTATCAAATTCCTGCTTTGGTCCACGAGGGGATCTGTTTGGTGGTGAGTCCGCTGATAGCCTTGATGAAAGACCAAGTGGATGGCCTACAAAAAAAGGGTATTAAAGCCGCAGCGGTTTTTTCAGGAATGAGCCGGCGAGAGATTGATCTTACGCTGGACAATTGCATTTATGGGGATTATAAGTTTTTGTATGTATCTCCCGAGCGATTGAAATCCGACCTTTTTATTGAACGTTTTCGTCAGATGAAGGTGAATCTGATAGCTGTGGACGAGGCGCACTGCATTTCTCAGTGGGGATACGATTTCCGTCCCCCTTACTTGGAAATAGCCGAGATCAGAAAGTATCACCCTGGGGTCTCAGTTTTGGCTTTGACCGCTTCCGCAACTCCGCAGGTTTGTGCAGATATTCTGGAAAAGCTGGAAATGAAAAATCCAGCCGAATTCCATAAAAGTTTTGCCAGGAAAAACCTGAGCTACAGCGTACGACAAGTGGAAAACAAACTGGAAAAAGGCATAGAGATACTTTCCCGGATTGATGGCACTGCGATCTGGTACGTCAGAAACCGACAGGCTACGCATCAAATCGCCAGAGCTTTGACCCAAATAGGGATACCTGCCTCTGCCTATCATGCAGGGCTCTCCATGCAGGACAGATCCATGCGCCAGGAAGCTTGGATGAAAAATGAAGTTCGGGTGATGGTCAGCACCAATGCTTTTGGGATGGGTATAGATAAGCCGGATGTGCGGGTGGTGCTGCACAGTGACCTGCCCGAAAACCTGGAGAATTACTATCAGGAAGCTGGGCGGGCAGGTAGAGATACACAAAAAGCCTACGCGGTGCTGATGGCAAATCAGCAGGACTTTGAAAAGGTGCTGGACCGGGCGGCATTGGTCTATGCTCCACTGGATTTTGTAAAGCGGGTGTATCAATGTCTCGCCAATTACTTTCGTATAGCCGTGGGGAGCAATATGCTCAGTAGCTTTGATTTTGAATGGAGTGAATTTGCCAATACCTATGATTTGGGTGTTTTGGAGACTTTTTATACGTTGAAATTGCTGGAAGAAGAAGGGTTTATAGGCTTGAGCGAAAGCTATTACTCACCCTCGAAAATCCATTTTCTGGTGGATCCATCCAAGTTATATGAAATACAAATCGCCTATGCTAAGCTGGATCCTCTAGTGAAGATCATCATGCGTACCTATGGGGGAAATGTCTTTTCGGATTATATCAAAATCCAAGAGGCTAAAATCGCCAAAGCTTTAGGCATAGCTGAGCAAGCGGTGATTTCCGGATTGAAAAAACTGGAAGAGCTGGAAGTGATGGTTTATGATCAGCGAAAAGATAAACCCCAAATCACCTTTTTGACTCCAAGATATGATGCAGGCAAATTGCCGTTGAATTTTAAGCGGATAGAGTTACGCAGGGAGCTGACTTTGGAGAAGGCCAAAAGAATGGTGGAGTATGCGGATCAGGCCACACTTTGCCGCACGCAGTACATTCAGGAATACTTCGGAGAGGAGACAGATGAGGACTGCGGAGTGTGCGATGTTTGCATTGCAAAGCGAAAAAATGCCCATCCAAACGCCACCGAAGAAAAGCTGAAACAGAAGTTTCTGGAAACTTTAAAGGCAAACGAGGGGTTGACTAAAGAGCAATTGTTTGCTGAACTCCGCCTTCCGGCTTCCGCTCAAAACCTGGGTTATCTGCGAAAATTGGAAGACCAGGGATTTATCACCTTACTGCCAAATGGCACACTAACCACCTCCGGACATGAGTAA
- a CDS encoding enoyl-CoA hydratase/isomerase family protein, translating to MTQAVFTEVAERIGYITLNRPDKRNALGPELILALHEAFLAMRANDSVKVIVLKSTGKAFCAGADLGYLQQLQDFSYEENLEDSKRLMELFKLIYDLPKVVIAQVQGHALAGGCGLVTVCDFAFAVPDALFGYTEVRIGFVPALVSVFLQEQIGAAKTQELLLSGELINSSKAAELGLITSVEPTEFLEKSVHDFAQKLLVQNSGFSMAETKSFLRSQNEQSRAAALSSAAELNAKARAHADCKKGIAAFLSKNTPNW from the coding sequence ATGACCCAAGCTGTTTTCACAGAAGTAGCCGAAAGAATAGGATACATTACCTTAAATCGACCCGATAAACGCAATGCACTCGGGCCAGAGTTGATTCTTGCTTTACATGAAGCGTTTTTAGCCATGCGAGCAAATGATTCCGTAAAAGTGATTGTACTGAAATCCACTGGCAAAGCCTTTTGTGCAGGAGCGGATTTAGGCTATCTCCAGCAGCTTCAGGATTTTTCTTATGAGGAAAACCTAGAAGACAGTAAGCGCTTGATGGAGCTTTTTAAGTTAATATATGATTTGCCCAAGGTGGTGATCGCTCAGGTCCAAGGCCATGCTTTGGCAGGTGGGTGTGGTTTGGTTACGGTTTGCGACTTTGCTTTTGCGGTGCCTGATGCACTTTTTGGTTATACAGAAGTACGGATTGGATTTGTGCCTGCTTTGGTTTCTGTCTTTTTGCAGGAGCAAATCGGGGCAGCCAAAACACAAGAGTTGCTCCTGTCCGGAGAGCTGATCAATTCTTCAAAAGCAGCCGAACTTGGCTTGATTACTTCAGTAGAACCCACAGAATTCCTGGAGAAATCCGTGCATGATTTTGCGCAAAAACTACTAGTACAAAACTCAGGGTTTTCAATGGCAGAGACCAAGTCTTTTTTGCGCAGCCAAAATGAGCAGTCGCGGGCAGCCGCACTCAGCAGCGCTGCGGAATTAAATGCAAAAGCCAGAGCTCATGCGGATTGCAAAAAAGGCATAGCCGCCTTTCTTTCTAAAAACACACCTAACTGGTAA
- a CDS encoding ComEC/Rec2 family competence protein, translated as MKFADFPFLRYLLFLLLGIFIARDIPLPSLWIILLMLGLTWLTYFLLVLQGRKLRGMAYQSFVAYLALMLTGMFLVQHKTSQKPDVYLLANAEQYLAEVTQYDQTKPNSSENLLQVKSVFSKGKWHDASAKVIVYHQGDSLMPGELIWVNQAPDRVDHPRNPGEFNYAAYLERKGIYFRQFIGMDFQVISTVADRDWKYALTHLRHKMAVMLKSKIPNERSAQIALALLLGQKNELDPRIREAYTQAGVMHILAVSGLHVGIIYALFLLILKPLKLKKAQSRLFLFGVICLIWGYAFLTGLSPSVVRASTMFTLLTLGQMRERKPSIYNILAFSAMLMIVSNPDVIYEVGFQLSYLAVLGIVMLYPLILNLWLPRSKVVDYFWKAAAVSIAAQLATFPLSVFYFHTFPVYFLLGNLLILPLAFVIMQVGVPLMILGWIPKVGDVLGGGLSLLIWLQNWLAGFIQSIPGGKIDRLTISMPAMILVWSLIIMVAFWERESRKQLVWLVLVLFFCWGGNRAIRSLRKPVEQLIVYQGSSGLLLDYAYSDQVFSWNEGLEGDEISYSVDPFRVANHWPLMPASLAARAFAPGQIELIGTGLVLDQKKKNLRFLKSPNSVEIWGEKGWEKVSLSDSVSMDSLAYRILF; from the coding sequence ATGAAGTTTGCTGACTTTCCATTTTTACGCTATCTGCTATTCCTTTTGCTGGGTATTTTTATAGCCAGAGACATTCCTCTGCCCAGTCTATGGATTATCCTGCTGATGCTGGGCCTGACTTGGCTTACCTATTTTTTATTGGTGCTGCAAGGAAGAAAGTTAAGAGGAATGGCGTACCAAAGTTTTGTGGCCTACCTGGCTTTAATGCTTACTGGGATGTTTCTGGTACAGCATAAGACCTCTCAAAAGCCCGATGTATACCTGCTGGCGAATGCAGAGCAATACCTCGCTGAAGTCACCCAGTATGATCAGACCAAGCCCAATTCCTCAGAAAATCTATTGCAGGTCAAGTCAGTCTTCTCTAAGGGCAAATGGCATGATGCTTCCGCAAAAGTGATTGTGTATCATCAAGGAGATTCCTTAATGCCGGGGGAGCTGATTTGGGTGAATCAGGCGCCAGACCGGGTTGACCATCCTCGCAATCCGGGAGAGTTTAATTATGCAGCCTATTTGGAGCGAAAAGGAATCTATTTTCGGCAGTTCATAGGCATGGACTTTCAGGTGATTTCCACAGTTGCCGATAGAGATTGGAAGTATGCACTTACACATCTTCGGCATAAGATGGCCGTGATGCTCAAGTCCAAAATCCCCAATGAACGATCTGCTCAGATAGCTTTGGCGCTGCTGTTGGGGCAGAAAAATGAGCTGGATCCAAGGATTCGTGAGGCATATACACAGGCCGGAGTGATGCACATATTGGCAGTTTCAGGTTTGCATGTAGGAATTATCTACGCATTATTCCTTTTGATTCTGAAACCATTGAAGTTGAAAAAAGCCCAGTCAAGGCTGTTTCTTTTTGGTGTGATCTGCTTGATCTGGGGTTACGCCTTCCTTACTGGGCTTTCTCCATCGGTGGTCAGAGCTTCCACGATGTTTACCTTGCTTACGCTGGGCCAGATGCGGGAGCGAAAGCCTTCGATTTACAACATACTGGCTTTTTCTGCCATGCTCATGATCGTATCCAATCCAGATGTGATCTACGAAGTAGGTTTTCAATTGTCCTATTTGGCTGTCTTAGGCATTGTGATGCTTTATCCTTTGATTTTAAATTTATGGCTGCCTAGGTCCAAGGTGGTAGATTACTTTTGGAAGGCTGCTGCTGTGAGTATAGCTGCTCAGTTGGCCACATTTCCACTTTCAGTATTCTATTTTCATACCTTTCCAGTATATTTTCTACTCGGAAACCTTTTGATTTTACCGCTGGCTTTTGTGATAATGCAGGTGGGTGTTCCCTTGATGATTTTGGGATGGATACCCAAAGTGGGCGATGTCTTAGGTGGGGGATTGAGTTTATTGATTTGGTTGCAAAACTGGCTGGCCGGATTTATCCAAAGCATTCCGGGAGGGAAAATTGACCGGCTTACGATTAGCATGCCAGCAATGATCTTGGTCTGGAGCCTGATTATTATGGTGGCTTTTTGGGAGCGTGAAAGCAGAAAACAGCTGGTGTGGCTGGTGCTGGTCTTGTTTTTTTGCTGGGGCGGAAATAGGGCGATACGCTCCCTGAGGAAGCCAGTAGAGCAACTGATCGTCTATCAGGGAAGCTCCGGACTATTGCTTGATTATGCCTACAGCGATCAGGTGTTTTCCTGGAACGAAGGCCTGGAAGGAGATGAGATCAGCTATTCAGTAGATCCCTTTAGAGTGGCTAACCACTGGCCATTGATGCCAGCATCTCTAGCGGCTCGTGCCTTTGCTCCCGGGCAAATTGAATTGATCGGTACTGGATTGGTATTAGACCAAAAAAAGAAAAACCTGAGGTTTTTAAAATCCCCTAATTCAGTGGAGATTTGGGGAGAAAAAGGCTGGGAAAAAGTTTCACTTTCTGATTCTGTTTCCATGGATTCACTTGCCTACAGAATTCTTTTCTGA
- a CDS encoding DUF3575 domain-containing protein: MKKSIFTLSLILGLIGSGYAQEVISSSGNPTSTIGPNTNEVHVNFVTLIWFGSLEVGYERYLSNDHSLEFKGFINDRFGFNNERNGKKYKTNSVQASMNFYFGDDGKGRFFLYPLAKFRFGDFEEEEGGEVVTTDMSAFILGAGAGYKWELSENFSFGPFASISRNFSDDVSDRFSGIEFNAGFNLGYRF; this comes from the coding sequence ATGAAAAAATCAATTTTTACTCTAAGTCTCATCTTGGGCCTGATAGGTTCGGGATATGCGCAGGAAGTGATTTCCAGCAGCGGGAATCCTACCTCCACCATTGGTCCCAATACCAATGAAGTACATGTCAATTTTGTTACCTTGATATGGTTTGGATCTTTGGAAGTAGGGTATGAGCGATACCTGAGCAATGACCATTCCCTGGAATTCAAAGGCTTTATCAATGATCGCTTTGGCTTTAACAATGAAAGAAATGGTAAAAAGTATAAAACCAATTCCGTTCAGGCTTCCATGAATTTCTATTTCGGAGATGATGGGAAAGGTAGATTCTTCCTTTATCCACTTGCCAAATTCAGGTTTGGAGATTTCGAAGAGGAAGAAGGAGGTGAGGTAGTCACCACAGATATGAGCGCATTTATTCTAGGAGCTGGAGCAGGTTACAAGTGGGAACTCTCAGAGAACTTCTCCTTCGGTCCTTTTGCTAGTATATCTCGAAACTTTAGTGATGATGTGTCGGATAGGTTTTCAGGGATTGAGTTCAATGCAGGCTTTAATCTAGGCTATAGATTCTAA
- a CDS encoding GNAT family N-acetyltransferase, whose amino-acid sequence MSLQVEKITRNDQLKSAYWIREQVFVLEQGVNPLEEYDDHESESIHFLACLNEEPVGTARWRFTPNGVKLERFAVLEKARGKGVGQALVAAVLKDVSTDSQAASKIKYLHAQLSAVPLYAKFGFKKVGDIFEECNIKHYKMQLA is encoded by the coding sequence ATGAGTCTTCAAGTAGAAAAAATAACTCGTAACGACCAGCTGAAATCAGCCTACTGGATTCGGGAGCAGGTTTTTGTACTGGAGCAGGGGGTGAATCCCTTGGAAGAATATGATGATCACGAAAGTGAATCCATACATTTTCTCGCTTGCTTGAATGAGGAGCCGGTAGGCACAGCGAGGTGGAGATTCACCCCAAATGGAGTTAAATTAGAACGTTTTGCAGTACTTGAAAAAGCCAGAGGGAAGGGAGTGGGACAGGCCCTGGTCGCAGCGGTATTGAAAGATGTCAGTACGGATTCCCAAGCAGCTTCGAAAATAAAATACCTGCATGCCCAATTGAGCGCTGTTCCTTTGTATGCAAAGTTTGGCTTTAAAAAAGTAGGTGATATATTTGAAGAGTGTAATATTAAACACTATAAAATGCAATTGGCGTAA
- a CDS encoding PhoH family protein — MVEKVITLENVPLAEFLGEANENIRQIAAAFPQSKIISRGNEIRIKGGAPEILRINDVLNLLLEHIDRFGHLTPENVKDYLEVEGEPFEEQTRDQVIVFGNKGLVIKPKSSNQRKLVESALSNDLVFALGPAGTGKTYIAVALAVRALKNREVKRIIITRPAVEAGENLGFLPGDLQEKLDPYLRPIYDALQDMVPAEKLKYYQETRVIEIAPLAYMRGRTLHDAFVLLDEAQNTTSEQIKMFLTRMGPNSKVIITGDQTQVDLPVRQKSGLSEALKILKNVKGIGIVNLSGKDVIRHKLVKSIIEAYEKDQYQKEQIKNESSSRKNNS, encoded by the coding sequence TTGGTCGAAAAAGTAATCACCTTAGAAAACGTTCCCTTGGCAGAATTTTTAGGCGAAGCCAATGAGAACATTAGGCAGATAGCCGCTGCCTTTCCACAAAGCAAAATCATATCCAGAGGCAATGAAATCCGGATTAAGGGTGGAGCGCCTGAGATTTTGAGGATTAATGATGTGCTTAATCTGCTGTTGGAGCATATCGATAGATTTGGTCACCTCACGCCAGAAAATGTCAAAGATTATCTAGAGGTCGAGGGAGAGCCTTTCGAGGAGCAAACAAGAGACCAGGTCATAGTTTTTGGAAACAAAGGATTGGTCATCAAACCCAAGTCTTCCAATCAACGCAAGCTGGTAGAATCTGCTTTAAGCAATGACCTGGTATTTGCCCTCGGGCCTGCAGGTACAGGGAAAACCTATATCGCTGTGGCTCTAGCTGTGCGGGCTTTGAAAAACCGGGAAGTCAAGCGCATCATCATTACCCGTCCTGCTGTAGAAGCCGGGGAAAACCTGGGTTTTCTACCAGGCGACCTACAGGAAAAACTGGATCCATACCTGAGGCCAATTTATGATGCCTTGCAGGATATGGTGCCCGCTGAAAAGCTTAAGTATTACCAGGAAACCCGAGTGATTGAAATTGCACCTTTGGCATATATGCGCGGAAGGACACTGCACGATGCTTTTGTACTCTTGGATGAAGCGCAGAATACCACCAGTGAGCAGATTAAGATGTTTCTTACACGAATGGGGCCAAACTCCAAAGTGATCATCACCGGAGATCAAACGCAGGTGGACTTGCCGGTGAGGCAAAAAAGTGGCTTGTCCGAAGCGCTGAAGATTTTAAAGAATGTAAAGGGCATAGGTATAGTCAACCTCAGTGGGAAAGATGTGATCAGGCACAAACTCGTAAAGTCTATCATAGAAGCATACGAAAAAGACCAATACCAAAAAGAACAGATCAAAAATGAGTCTTCAAGTAGAAAAAATAACTCGTAA
- a CDS encoding SAM hydrolase/SAM-dependent halogenase family protein, with protein sequence MALVTFLSDFGDTDYYVPAVKAKMLSINPQLNIIDISHKIETFDLAHAAFVLRSTFRDFPKGTVHLVAMNTTGSITQGYIGVKLEEHIFIGPNNGILSLLADHDPGILVQFADIHVKDSTFPAKDILAPIAAKVASGAAIHDFGGPLSNFRKLMSRQPKATRQNIIGHVLKVDVYGNLITNIRKEVFDQLNPGTFSIEFGRESVSRLQTGYDEVEPGDCFAFFNSLNLLEIGIYHGHGGNLLGLKYDSVVYVNFAS encoded by the coding sequence ATGGCATTGGTTACCTTCCTCTCAGATTTTGGGGACACAGATTACTACGTACCGGCGGTAAAAGCCAAAATGCTTTCCATCAATCCGCAGCTGAATATCATCGACATTTCTCATAAAATCGAAACATTCGATCTGGCACACGCAGCCTTCGTGTTAAGGTCCACTTTCAGGGATTTTCCCAAAGGCACGGTGCACCTAGTGGCCATGAACACCACTGGAAGCATCACGCAAGGCTATATCGGTGTCAAGCTGGAAGAACATATTTTCATAGGCCCAAATAATGGGATTTTAAGTTTGCTCGCAGATCATGATCCGGGGATTTTGGTGCAGTTTGCTGACATACATGTAAAAGATTCCACTTTCCCTGCCAAGGATATTTTGGCACCCATAGCAGCCAAAGTAGCCAGTGGAGCGGCCATTCATGACTTCGGTGGTCCGCTGAGCAATTTCAGGAAGCTGATGTCACGGCAACCAAAAGCTACTCGACAAAACATCATAGGCCATGTGCTCAAGGTAGATGTCTATGGAAACCTCATCACCAACATACGCAAGGAGGTATTTGACCAACTGAATCCAGGTACCTTTTCTATTGAATTTGGCAGAGAGTCTGTGAGCCGACTTCAGACCGGCTATGATGAGGTCGAGCCCGGAGACTGCTTTGCGTTTTTCAACAGCTTGAATCTACTGGAAATCGGCATTTACCATGGGCATGGAGGGAATCTACTGGGCTTGAAATACGATAGCGTGGTATATGTGAATTTTGCAAGCTGA
- a CDS encoding putative quinol monooxygenase has translation MLIRIVRMTFHQESVDDFIANFDTNKDAIRNFPGCRHLELWQDEHKKNIFTTYSHWESEAHLNQYRDSELFKSIWSYTKTLFSEKAEAWSSKKIREVGN, from the coding sequence ATGCTGATCCGAATCGTAAGAATGACTTTCCATCAGGAAAGCGTGGATGATTTCATAGCAAATTTTGATACTAACAAGGATGCTATTCGAAATTTCCCGGGATGCAGGCATTTGGAGCTCTGGCAGGATGAACACAAAAAAAATATTTTCACTACCTACAGTCATTGGGAAAGCGAGGCACATCTCAATCAATATCGTGATTCTGAGCTTTTTAAATCAATTTGGAGCTATACCAAAACCTTATTTTCAGAAAAGGCTGAGGCTTGGAGTTCAAAAAAGATCCGGGAAGTGGGAAATTGA